A window of the Natronomonas salina genome harbors these coding sequences:
- a CDS encoding TrkH family potassium uptake protein: MHLRVDWRASLDLTGRVLLYVSVPLGIPLFVALYYGDPIVPFLAAIAVTVLAGAALRRLPGEPGELGAREAFLGVSLIWLLVAVVGAVPFYVAGTGVLAHPVDALFESMSGLTTTGATALRDFSVHSRAVLMWRQVLQWLGGLGILVLATAVLSEIGVGGAQLMETETQTQSVDKLTPKITQTAQLIWGLYIGLTVLAVAVYFGLHLAGLAPEMTFYNAVAHALTSVSTAGFSPEPESIGAFTPVVQWAVIPFMLVGSTSFVLLYFAIHGDPWRLVESEEFRFYMGVVATGSAVVALSLTVDPDVNYGLEPTIRHALFNVASIVTTTGYASVDFDAWSPAAKHVLFLGMFVGGMVGSTTCSIKSLRWLVALKAFRRSLFTTIHPSAVRPVRVSGRAVDEATIRDIYQYLLLSIVIFVLLTVFIVVDGSRVSDSVTEFEAMSAAASTFLNIGPAFGLAGPYDTYANFPRTTRAVMIVLMWIGRIEIIPVLVLFTKAFWTS, encoded by the coding sequence ATGCACCTCCGCGTCGACTGGCGCGCGAGCCTGGATCTGACCGGGCGCGTCCTGCTGTACGTCTCGGTCCCGCTGGGGATCCCCCTGTTCGTCGCCCTCTACTACGGCGACCCGATCGTACCGTTCCTGGCCGCCATCGCGGTCACCGTCCTAGCCGGCGCCGCCCTCCGGAGGCTCCCCGGCGAGCCCGGCGAACTCGGCGCGCGGGAGGCGTTCCTCGGCGTCTCGCTGATCTGGTTGCTCGTCGCCGTCGTCGGCGCGGTCCCGTTCTACGTCGCCGGCACCGGCGTCCTCGCGCACCCGGTCGACGCTCTGTTCGAGTCGATGAGCGGCCTGACGACCACCGGCGCGACGGCGCTCCGCGACTTCTCTGTACACTCCCGTGCGGTCCTGATGTGGCGGCAGGTCCTCCAGTGGCTGGGCGGACTCGGCATCCTCGTGCTCGCGACGGCGGTGCTCTCGGAGATCGGCGTCGGGGGCGCACAGCTGATGGAGACGGAGACCCAGACCCAGAGCGTCGACAAGCTGACGCCGAAGATCACCCAGACGGCACAGCTCATCTGGGGGCTCTACATCGGTCTGACGGTGCTGGCCGTCGCCGTCTACTTCGGGCTCCACCTGGCGGGATTGGCCCCGGAGATGACGTTCTACAACGCCGTCGCCCACGCACTGACGTCGGTGTCGACGGCCGGATTCTCCCCGGAGCCGGAGAGCATCGGCGCCTTCACGCCCGTCGTCCAGTGGGCGGTGATCCCGTTCATGCTCGTGGGGTCGACGAGCTTCGTCCTGCTGTACTTCGCCATCCACGGCGACCCCTGGCGGCTGGTCGAGAGCGAGGAGTTCCGCTTCTACATGGGCGTCGTCGCCACCGGCAGTGCCGTCGTCGCCCTCTCGCTGACGGTCGACCCCGACGTCAACTACGGGCTGGAGCCGACGATCCGGCACGCCCTGTTCAACGTCGCCTCCATCGTGACGACGACCGGCTACGCGAGCGTCGACTTCGACGCCTGGTCGCCGGCTGCAAAGCACGTCCTCTTCCTGGGGATGTTCGTCGGCGGGATGGTCGGGTCGACGACCTGCTCGATCAAGTCCCTGCGGTGGCTCGTCGCGCTGAAGGCCTTCCGGCGGTCGCTGTTCACCACGATCCACCCGTCCGCGGTCCGCCCCGTCCGGGTCTCGGGTCGGGCCGTCGACGAGGCGACCATCCGCGATATCTACCAGTACCTCCTGTTGAGCATCGTCATCTTCGTCCTGCTGACGGTGTTCATCGTCGTCGACGGCTCCCGGGTCTCGGACTCGGTGACCGAGTTCGAGGCGATGAGCGCGGCGGCCTCGACGTTCCTCAACATCGGCCCGGCGTTCGGGCTGGCGGGCCCCTACGACACGTACGCGAACTTCCCGCGGACGACCCGGGCGGTGATGATCGTGCTGATGTGGATCGGCCGCATCGAGATCATCCCGGTGCTGGTGCTGTTCACGAAGGCGTTCTGGACGTCGTGA